One window of Pyrus communis chromosome 12, drPyrComm1.1, whole genome shotgun sequence genomic DNA carries:
- the LOC137710590 gene encoding uncharacterized protein isoform X2: MADSNSVDIILDFLRKNRFLRAEAALRSELGNRPDLNGFLQKLTFEEKDSGHSSEAENGDKLVVENQGLGSRNGDEVSQELIVKEIECGTGRNGSESKWKNAASIGEWNKSVDVAGINHKSFAFSKGLEDTVLDLYSWKSSPSNGPAEPYQSDGGGIISNFPEPQISQQSKNHTTEVPNSGKAILKYGEEISFSGENKTSWSGSTSKPSVEFKYDRTQTSEPMELDRQLKTSTTFFKENAEEFCFSGEKKTSWSGSTSKPSVEFKYDRTQTSEPKELDQQLKTSTTFFKENAAENPWPRIEEPTNPPSEMWKDCSVKTVFPFSKGDVSTSYDSASGSDKKEGKRKTELTDIRATIKEQVDEVGRALYLSQSQGSSEQKTISNLVFPILSENQKEDFPRLPPVKLKSEDKPLNVNWEEKFERDGPGAKLSSADNALIGSYLDVPIGQEINSSGGKRPVGGSWLSVSQGIAEDASDLVSGFATVGDGLSETIDYPYWDSDEYDDDDDVGYMRQPIEDESWFLAHEIDYPSDNEKGTGHGSVPDPQERGPTKEEDDDQSFAEEDSYLSGERYFQAKNVEPIITSDDPMGLSVTELYGRTDENDLIAQYDGQLMDEEELNLMRSEPVWQGFVTQTNELIMLGDGKVVNENGRPRLEEVCVDDDQLGSVRSIGVGINSEAADIGSEVRESLIGGSSEGDLEYFRDHDVGIGGPRKNHQDSDKKHIDRLEKDKKKTSKHEANKYTVENNDGAFRQKKNHSEGGFSFPPPLRDGQLVQASSSKPLWSNNCNAVVTEEPDDDKMLASWREKSNESSPRMSSRDENNANAVRSTNSTPSTLSNYAYAEREHAKQEEDEKITAVREEDTGASLEDEEAAAVQEQVRQIKVQEEEFETFNLKIVHRKNRTGFEEDKNFHVVMNSVLAGRYHVTEYLGSAAFSKAIQAHDLHTGMDVCVKIIKNNKDFFDQSLDEIKLLKYVNKHDPGDKYHILRLYDYFYYREHLLIVCELLKANLYEFHKFNRESGGEVYFTMPRLQSITIQCLEALQFLHGLGMIHCDLKPENILVKSYSRCEVKVIDLGSSCFETDHLCSYVQSRSYRAPEVILGLPYDKKIDIWSLGCILAELCTGNVLFQNDSPATLLARVMGIISPIDQGMLAKGRDTYKYFTKNHMLYERNQETNRLEYLIPKKTSLRHRLPMGDQSFIDFIAHLLEINPKKRPSASDALKHPWLSYPYEPISS; the protein is encoded by the exons ATGGCGGACTCAAACTCTGTTGACATTATTCTGGACTTTCTGCGGAAGAATAGGTTTTTAAGGGCAGAGGCAGCTCTTCGAAGTGAGCTTGGTAATCGTCCTGATTTGAATGGTTTCCTTCAGAAGCTTACTTTTGAGGAGAAGGATTCTGGTCATTCGTCGGAAGCTGAAAACGGGGACAAGCTAGTGGTGGAAAATCAAGGCTTGGGATCTCGGAATGGTGATGAAGTTTCTCAGGAACTTATAGTGAAAGAGATTGAGTGTGGAACTGGTAGAAATGGGTCTGAAAGCAAATGGAAAAATGCTGCTTCTATTGGGGAGTGGAATAAATCAGTTGATGTGGCTGGGATAAATCACAAGAGCTTTGCATTCTCTAAAGGTTTAGAGGACACCGTGCTTGATTTATATTCTTGGAAGTCCAGTCCGAGCAATGGACCTGCAGAACCTTAtcaaagtgatggtggtggtatTATCAGTAACTTCCCAGAGCCTCAGATATCCCAACAATCAAAGAATCATACAACTGAAGTTCCCAATTCAGGTAAAGCCATTTTGAAATATGGAGAAGAGATTAGCTTTTCTGGTGAAAACAAAACCTCTTGGTCTGGAAGTACTAGCAAACCTAGTGTGGAATTCAAGTATGACAGAACCCAAACAAGTGAACCTATGGAACTTGACCGACAACTTAAGACGAGTACCACGTTCTTCAAAGAAAATGCAGAAGAGTTTTGCTTTTCTGGTGAAAAGAAAACCTCTTGGTCTGGAAGTACTAGCAAACCTAGTGTGGAATTCAAGTATGACAGAACCCAAACAAGTGAACCTAAGGAACTTGACCAACAACTTAAGACGAGTACCACATTCTTCAAAGAAAATGCAGCAGAGAATCCTTGGCCAAGAATCGAAGAACCAACAAATCCACCTTCAGAGATGTGGAAAGATTGTTCTGTCAAGACCGTGTTTCCTTTCTCCAAGGGTGATGTGTCAACGAGTTATGATAGTGCTTCTGGTTCTgacaaaaaagaaggaaagagaaaaactGAGTTGACTGATATTAGGGCAACAATAAAGGAGCAGGTTGATGAGGTGGGAAGAGCTTTATACTTAAGCCAGTCACAAGGGAGTTCTGAGCAAAAGACCATTAGTAATTTAGTTTTTCCTATTTTGTCCGAGAATCAAAAGGAAGATTTCCCTAGGCTGCCACCAGTCAAACTCAAGTCAGAGGACAAACCATTGAATGTTAATTGGGAGGAAAAGTTTGAACGAGACGGACCTGGCGCGAAACTCAGCTCTGCTGACAATGCTCTTATTGGGTCTTATTTGGATGTACCTATTGGACAAGAAATCAACTCTTCAG GTGGAAAAAGACCTGTAGGAGGCAGTTGGCTGTCTGTAAGTCAGGGGATTGCAGAGGACGCATCTGATCTGGTTTCTGGTTTTGCTACCGTTGGTGATGGATTGAGTGAAACGATTGACTACCCATATTGGGACTCTGATgaatatgatgatgatgatgatgtcgGATACATGAGACAACCTATTGAAGATGAGTCATGGTTTCTGGCCCATGAAATTGATTATCCTAGTGACAATGAAAAGGGAACAGGTCATGGGAGTGTTCCAGATCCACAGGAAAGGGGCCCAACCAAAGAGGAGGATGATGATCAATCTTTTGCTGAGGAGGATTCTTATTTATCTGGTGAGCGATACTTTCAAGCGAAAAATGTTGAACCAATTATAACTTCAGATGATCCTATGGGATTATCAGTGACTGAATTGTATGGGAGAACCGATGAGAATGATTTAATAGCTCAATATGATGGACAGTTGATGGATGAAGAGGAGCTTAATTTAATGCGTTCAGAACCTGTCTGGCAGGGCTTTGTCACTCAGACCAATGAACTCATCATGTTAGGGGATGGGAAAGTTGTGAATGAGAATGGAAGGCCACGTCTGGAAGAGGTTTGTGTGGATGACGACCAGCTTGGTTCAGTAAGATCAATAGGTGTGGGAATCAATAGCGAAGCTGCTGATATCGGCAGTGAAGTACGGGAAAGTTTGATTGGAGGCAGTAGTGAAGGGGATCTAGAATACTTTCGGGACCATGATGTAGGAATTGGTGGGCCACGGAAGAATCATCAGGACTCAGATAAGAAACATATTGATAGACTTGAGAAGGACAAGAAGAAAACTAGTAAACATGAGGCAAATAAATATACAGTTGAGAACAATGATGGTGCTTTTAGACAGAAGAAAAATCATTCAGAAGGGGGATTTTCATTCCCCCCACCACTGAGAGATGGACAATTGGTGCAGGCAAGCTCTAGTAAACCTTTATGGTCGAACAACTGCAATGCTGTTGTCACTGAAGAACCTGATGATGATAAAATGCTTGCTTCGTGGAGGGAGAAAAGTAACGAGTCCTCACCTAGAATGAGTTCTAGGGATGAAAATAATGCTAATGCTGTTAGATCCACAAACTCGACTCCCTCAACGCTCTCTAATTATGCTTATGCTGAAAGAGAGCATGCCAagcaagaagaagatgagaaaaTTACTGCTGTTAGGGAAGAAGATACGGGGGCATCACTTGAGGATGAAGAGGCGGCTGCTGTGCAAGAGCAAGTAAGGCAAATAAAGGTTCAAGAGGAAGAGTTTGAGACCTTCAACCTCAAGATTGTGCACAGGAAAAACAG AACTGGCTTTGAGGAGGACAAAAATTTTCATGTTGTTATGAATTCTGTGTTAGCTGGCCGCTATCATGTCACCGAATATCTTGGATCAGCTGCATTCAGCAAAGCTATTCAAGCTCATGATCTACATACAGGCATGGATGTATGTGTGAAAATTATAAAGAACAACAAAGACTTCTTTGATCAGAGCCTTGATGAGATAAAGCTTCTCAAATACGTCAATAAGCATGATCCTGGTGACAAGTACCACATTCTTCGTTTGTACGATTACTTCTACTATCGA GAACATTTGTTAATAGTATGTGAACTTCTCAAAGCAAACTTGTATGAATTTCATAAGTTTAATCGGGAGTCAGGAGGGGAGGTCTACTTCACAATGCCACGACTGCAG TCAATTACGATTCAGTGTCTAGAAGCGCTCCAGTTTTTACATGGCCTTGGCATGATACATTGTGACTTGAAACCTGAGAATATACTGGTAAAAAGCTACAGTAGATGTGAGGTCAAAGTCATTGATCTTGGGAGTAGTTGCTTTGAGACGGATCATCTCTGCTCCTATGTTCAGTCCAGATCCTATCGTGCTCCTGAAGTTATCTTGGGACTTCCATATGATAAGAAGATAGATATATGGTCACTTGGCTGCATCTTGGCCGAACTTTGTACTGGCAAT GTACTCTTCCAGAATGATTCACCTGCAACTTTACTTGCACGGGTGATGGGAATCATTTCCCCTATTGATCAAGGCATGCTAGCGAAAGGGCGTGATACATACAAATACTTCACAAAAAATCACATGCTTTATGAACGGAATCAG GAAACTAACAGACTGGAATACCTGATACCAAAGAAGACATCCCTGAGGCACAGGCTTCCAATGGGGGACCAAAGCTTCATTGACTTCATTGCTCATCTGCTTGAGATAAACCCGAAGAAGCGCCCTTCTGCATCTGACGCTCTGAAGCACCCGTGGCTATCATATCCTTATGAACCTATATCATCTTGA
- the LOC137710590 gene encoding uncharacterized protein isoform X1: protein MADSNSVDIILDFLRKNRFLRAEAALRSELGNRPDLNGFLQKLTFEEKDSGHSSEAENGDKLVVENQGLGSRNGDEVSQELIVKEIECGTGRNGSESKWKNAASIGEWNKSVDVAGINHKSFAFSKGLEDTVLDLYSWKSSPSNGPAEPYQSDGGGIISNFPEPQISQQSKNHTTEVPNSGKAILKYGEEISFSGENKTSWSGSTSKPSVEFKYDRTQTSEPMELDRQLKTSTTFFKENAEEFCFSGEKKTSWSGSTSKPSVEFKYDRTQTSEPKELDQQLKTSTTFFKENAAENPWPRIEEPTNPPSEMWKDCSVKTVFPFSKGDVSTSYDSASGSDKKEGKRKTELTDIRATIKEQVDEVGRALYLSQSQGSSEQKTISNLVFPILSENQKEDFPRLPPVKLKSEDKPLNVNWEEKFERDGPGAKLSSADNALIGSYLDVPIGQEINSSDYGSGGKRPVGGSWLSVSQGIAEDASDLVSGFATVGDGLSETIDYPYWDSDEYDDDDDVGYMRQPIEDESWFLAHEIDYPSDNEKGTGHGSVPDPQERGPTKEEDDDQSFAEEDSYLSGERYFQAKNVEPIITSDDPMGLSVTELYGRTDENDLIAQYDGQLMDEEELNLMRSEPVWQGFVTQTNELIMLGDGKVVNENGRPRLEEVCVDDDQLGSVRSIGVGINSEAADIGSEVRESLIGGSSEGDLEYFRDHDVGIGGPRKNHQDSDKKHIDRLEKDKKKTSKHEANKYTVENNDGAFRQKKNHSEGGFSFPPPLRDGQLVQASSSKPLWSNNCNAVVTEEPDDDKMLASWREKSNESSPRMSSRDENNANAVRSTNSTPSTLSNYAYAEREHAKQEEDEKITAVREEDTGASLEDEEAAAVQEQVRQIKVQEEEFETFNLKIVHRKNRTGFEEDKNFHVVMNSVLAGRYHVTEYLGSAAFSKAIQAHDLHTGMDVCVKIIKNNKDFFDQSLDEIKLLKYVNKHDPGDKYHILRLYDYFYYREHLLIVCELLKANLYEFHKFNRESGGEVYFTMPRLQSITIQCLEALQFLHGLGMIHCDLKPENILVKSYSRCEVKVIDLGSSCFETDHLCSYVQSRSYRAPEVILGLPYDKKIDIWSLGCILAELCTGNVLFQNDSPATLLARVMGIISPIDQGMLAKGRDTYKYFTKNHMLYERNQETNRLEYLIPKKTSLRHRLPMGDQSFIDFIAHLLEINPKKRPSASDALKHPWLSYPYEPISS, encoded by the exons ATGGCGGACTCAAACTCTGTTGACATTATTCTGGACTTTCTGCGGAAGAATAGGTTTTTAAGGGCAGAGGCAGCTCTTCGAAGTGAGCTTGGTAATCGTCCTGATTTGAATGGTTTCCTTCAGAAGCTTACTTTTGAGGAGAAGGATTCTGGTCATTCGTCGGAAGCTGAAAACGGGGACAAGCTAGTGGTGGAAAATCAAGGCTTGGGATCTCGGAATGGTGATGAAGTTTCTCAGGAACTTATAGTGAAAGAGATTGAGTGTGGAACTGGTAGAAATGGGTCTGAAAGCAAATGGAAAAATGCTGCTTCTATTGGGGAGTGGAATAAATCAGTTGATGTGGCTGGGATAAATCACAAGAGCTTTGCATTCTCTAAAGGTTTAGAGGACACCGTGCTTGATTTATATTCTTGGAAGTCCAGTCCGAGCAATGGACCTGCAGAACCTTAtcaaagtgatggtggtggtatTATCAGTAACTTCCCAGAGCCTCAGATATCCCAACAATCAAAGAATCATACAACTGAAGTTCCCAATTCAGGTAAAGCCATTTTGAAATATGGAGAAGAGATTAGCTTTTCTGGTGAAAACAAAACCTCTTGGTCTGGAAGTACTAGCAAACCTAGTGTGGAATTCAAGTATGACAGAACCCAAACAAGTGAACCTATGGAACTTGACCGACAACTTAAGACGAGTACCACGTTCTTCAAAGAAAATGCAGAAGAGTTTTGCTTTTCTGGTGAAAAGAAAACCTCTTGGTCTGGAAGTACTAGCAAACCTAGTGTGGAATTCAAGTATGACAGAACCCAAACAAGTGAACCTAAGGAACTTGACCAACAACTTAAGACGAGTACCACATTCTTCAAAGAAAATGCAGCAGAGAATCCTTGGCCAAGAATCGAAGAACCAACAAATCCACCTTCAGAGATGTGGAAAGATTGTTCTGTCAAGACCGTGTTTCCTTTCTCCAAGGGTGATGTGTCAACGAGTTATGATAGTGCTTCTGGTTCTgacaaaaaagaaggaaagagaaaaactGAGTTGACTGATATTAGGGCAACAATAAAGGAGCAGGTTGATGAGGTGGGAAGAGCTTTATACTTAAGCCAGTCACAAGGGAGTTCTGAGCAAAAGACCATTAGTAATTTAGTTTTTCCTATTTTGTCCGAGAATCAAAAGGAAGATTTCCCTAGGCTGCCACCAGTCAAACTCAAGTCAGAGGACAAACCATTGAATGTTAATTGGGAGGAAAAGTTTGAACGAGACGGACCTGGCGCGAAACTCAGCTCTGCTGACAATGCTCTTATTGGGTCTTATTTGGATGTACCTATTGGACAAGAAATCAACTCTTCAG ATTATGGTTCAGGTGGAAAAAGACCTGTAGGAGGCAGTTGGCTGTCTGTAAGTCAGGGGATTGCAGAGGACGCATCTGATCTGGTTTCTGGTTTTGCTACCGTTGGTGATGGATTGAGTGAAACGATTGACTACCCATATTGGGACTCTGATgaatatgatgatgatgatgatgtcgGATACATGAGACAACCTATTGAAGATGAGTCATGGTTTCTGGCCCATGAAATTGATTATCCTAGTGACAATGAAAAGGGAACAGGTCATGGGAGTGTTCCAGATCCACAGGAAAGGGGCCCAACCAAAGAGGAGGATGATGATCAATCTTTTGCTGAGGAGGATTCTTATTTATCTGGTGAGCGATACTTTCAAGCGAAAAATGTTGAACCAATTATAACTTCAGATGATCCTATGGGATTATCAGTGACTGAATTGTATGGGAGAACCGATGAGAATGATTTAATAGCTCAATATGATGGACAGTTGATGGATGAAGAGGAGCTTAATTTAATGCGTTCAGAACCTGTCTGGCAGGGCTTTGTCACTCAGACCAATGAACTCATCATGTTAGGGGATGGGAAAGTTGTGAATGAGAATGGAAGGCCACGTCTGGAAGAGGTTTGTGTGGATGACGACCAGCTTGGTTCAGTAAGATCAATAGGTGTGGGAATCAATAGCGAAGCTGCTGATATCGGCAGTGAAGTACGGGAAAGTTTGATTGGAGGCAGTAGTGAAGGGGATCTAGAATACTTTCGGGACCATGATGTAGGAATTGGTGGGCCACGGAAGAATCATCAGGACTCAGATAAGAAACATATTGATAGACTTGAGAAGGACAAGAAGAAAACTAGTAAACATGAGGCAAATAAATATACAGTTGAGAACAATGATGGTGCTTTTAGACAGAAGAAAAATCATTCAGAAGGGGGATTTTCATTCCCCCCACCACTGAGAGATGGACAATTGGTGCAGGCAAGCTCTAGTAAACCTTTATGGTCGAACAACTGCAATGCTGTTGTCACTGAAGAACCTGATGATGATAAAATGCTTGCTTCGTGGAGGGAGAAAAGTAACGAGTCCTCACCTAGAATGAGTTCTAGGGATGAAAATAATGCTAATGCTGTTAGATCCACAAACTCGACTCCCTCAACGCTCTCTAATTATGCTTATGCTGAAAGAGAGCATGCCAagcaagaagaagatgagaaaaTTACTGCTGTTAGGGAAGAAGATACGGGGGCATCACTTGAGGATGAAGAGGCGGCTGCTGTGCAAGAGCAAGTAAGGCAAATAAAGGTTCAAGAGGAAGAGTTTGAGACCTTCAACCTCAAGATTGTGCACAGGAAAAACAG AACTGGCTTTGAGGAGGACAAAAATTTTCATGTTGTTATGAATTCTGTGTTAGCTGGCCGCTATCATGTCACCGAATATCTTGGATCAGCTGCATTCAGCAAAGCTATTCAAGCTCATGATCTACATACAGGCATGGATGTATGTGTGAAAATTATAAAGAACAACAAAGACTTCTTTGATCAGAGCCTTGATGAGATAAAGCTTCTCAAATACGTCAATAAGCATGATCCTGGTGACAAGTACCACATTCTTCGTTTGTACGATTACTTCTACTATCGA GAACATTTGTTAATAGTATGTGAACTTCTCAAAGCAAACTTGTATGAATTTCATAAGTTTAATCGGGAGTCAGGAGGGGAGGTCTACTTCACAATGCCACGACTGCAG TCAATTACGATTCAGTGTCTAGAAGCGCTCCAGTTTTTACATGGCCTTGGCATGATACATTGTGACTTGAAACCTGAGAATATACTGGTAAAAAGCTACAGTAGATGTGAGGTCAAAGTCATTGATCTTGGGAGTAGTTGCTTTGAGACGGATCATCTCTGCTCCTATGTTCAGTCCAGATCCTATCGTGCTCCTGAAGTTATCTTGGGACTTCCATATGATAAGAAGATAGATATATGGTCACTTGGCTGCATCTTGGCCGAACTTTGTACTGGCAAT GTACTCTTCCAGAATGATTCACCTGCAACTTTACTTGCACGGGTGATGGGAATCATTTCCCCTATTGATCAAGGCATGCTAGCGAAAGGGCGTGATACATACAAATACTTCACAAAAAATCACATGCTTTATGAACGGAATCAG GAAACTAACAGACTGGAATACCTGATACCAAAGAAGACATCCCTGAGGCACAGGCTTCCAATGGGGGACCAAAGCTTCATTGACTTCATTGCTCATCTGCTTGAGATAAACCCGAAGAAGCGCCCTTCTGCATCTGACGCTCTGAAGCACCCGTGGCTATCATATCCTTATGAACCTATATCATCTTGA